From Melitaea cinxia chromosome 16, ilMelCinx1.1, whole genome shotgun sequence, a single genomic window includes:
- the LOC123661060 gene encoding cuticle protein 65-like: MKAILCVLLLAAAAVYGAEEKKNEKRGLLGLGYGLGQGGLYGGHGLGLYSGHGLGLYGGHGLGLYGGHGLSLAAAPIVSHSVAIPAPVISHSVAAPILDHGLIDGHGLYGHGLGAPLLGLGHGWH, translated from the exons ATGAAGGCTATT CTGTGTGTACTTCTTTTGGCCGCTGCAGCAGTCTACGGCGCAGAAGAGAAAAAGAATGAGAAACGTGGCCTCCTAGGACTTGGATATGGTCTGGGCCAAGGCGGTCTGTACGGAGGCCACGGATTAGGCCTTTATAGTGGCCACGGACTGGGCCTGTACGGAGGCCACGGACTGGGTCTGTACGGAGGCCACGGCCTCAGCCTGGCGGCCGCTCCAATCGTGAGCCACAGCGTTGCCATTCCTGCCCCGGTCATCAGCCATAGCGTCGCAGCTCCCATCCTAGACCACGGTCTCATCGATGGCCACGGTCTGTACGGTCATGGGCTCGGAGCACCTCTGCTCGGCCTCGGCCATGGTTGGCATTGA